From the genome of Haemophilus parainfluenzae, one region includes:
- the fis gene encoding DNA-binding transcriptional regulator Fis: MLEQQRSPSEALTVSVLNSQSQVTNKPLRDSVKQALRNYLSQLDGQDVNDLYELVLAEVEHPMLDMIMQYTRGNQTRAANMLGINRGTLRKKLKKYGMG; this comes from the coding sequence ATGTTAGAACAACAACGTAGTCCGTCTGAAGCGTTAACCGTTTCAGTTTTAAACTCTCAATCACAAGTAACAAACAAACCATTACGTGATTCAGTAAAACAAGCTTTACGCAATTACTTATCACAATTAGATGGTCAAGATGTGAATGATCTTTACGAATTAGTATTAGCGGAAGTTGAACACCCGATGTTAGATATGATTATGCAATACACCCGCGGTAACCAAACCCGTGCGGCAAACATGCTCGGTATTAACCGTGGTACATTGCGTAAGAAATTGAAAAAATACGGTATGGGCTAA
- the prmA gene encoding 50S ribosomal protein L11 methyltransferase codes for MAWIQIRLNSTNEKAEKISDFLEEIGSVSVTFMDSQDTPIFEPLPGETRLWGNTDVIALFDAETDMNEIVSLLKQAHHLDENTPYKIEQIEDKDWEREWMDNFHPMQFGKRLWICPSWREVPDQNAVNVMLDPGLAFGTGTHPTTALCLEWLDGLDLIGKTVIDFGCGSGILAIAALKLGAKNAIGIDIDPQAILASRNNAEQNGVADRLQLFLSDDKPANLKADVVVANILAGPLKELYPIISQLVKEGGNLGLSGILETQAQSVCDAYTQSFDLDPVAVKEEWCRITGKLKSA; via the coding sequence ATGGCGTGGATTCAAATTCGCTTAAATAGTACAAATGAAAAAGCTGAGAAAATTAGCGATTTTTTAGAAGAAATTGGCTCAGTTTCGGTCACATTTATGGATAGCCAAGATACGCCGATTTTTGAACCACTTCCAGGCGAAACGCGTCTGTGGGGAAATACCGATGTGATCGCCTTGTTTGATGCAGAAACCGATATGAATGAAATTGTGAGCCTGCTAAAACAAGCACATCATCTAGATGAAAATACGCCTTACAAAATTGAGCAAATCGAGGATAAAGACTGGGAACGTGAATGGATGGATAACTTCCACCCAATGCAATTTGGCAAACGCTTATGGATTTGCCCAAGCTGGCGTGAAGTACCGGATCAAAATGCGGTGAATGTGATGCTTGATCCTGGTTTAGCTTTCGGGACAGGTACCCACCCGACAACCGCACTTTGTTTAGAGTGGTTAGATGGTTTAGATTTAATAGGCAAAACTGTCATCGATTTTGGCTGTGGCTCAGGCATTCTTGCCATTGCTGCTCTTAAATTAGGTGCGAAAAATGCGATCGGTATTGATATCGATCCACAAGCGATTCTCGCTAGTCGTAATAATGCGGAACAAAATGGGGTGGCAGACCGTCTTCAGCTTTTCTTATCCGATGATAAACCTGCCAATTTAAAAGCAGATGTCGTTGTGGCGAATATTCTTGCGGGCCCGTTAAAAGAACTTTACCCGATTATCTCCCAATTAGTGAAAGAGGGGGGCAATCTTGGATTATCGGGCATTTTAGAAACACAAGCACAATCGGTATGTGATGCTTATACACAATCCTTTGATTTAGATCCTGTTGCAGTGAAAGAGGAATGGTGCCGTATTACAGGTAAATTAAAATCGGCTTAA
- the panF gene encoding sodium/pantothenate symporter: MNLGIILPLVIYLVFIFGAALFAYVKRSKGDFLTEYYVGNRSMTGFVLAMTTASTYASASSFVGGPGAAYKYGLGWVLLAMIQVPAVWLALGALGKKFALLSRETNALTINDLFLYRYKNKYLVWISSLALLLAFFAAMVVQFIGGARLLETTIGIPYTHALLIFALTVGIYTFIGGFRAVVLTDTIQGTVMIFGTIVLLVGVIYHLGGVESAVNKLTEIDPSLVSPYGPNEMLDFQFMASFWILVCFGVVGLPHTAVRCMAFKDSKALHRGMLIGTIVLSVIMLGMHLAGALGRAVVPDLTVSDKVIPTLMLEVLPPIVAGIFLAAPMSAIMSTVDAQLIQSSSIFVKDLYLASKPEAAKNEKRISRISSVITLILSALLILAALNPPDMIIWLNLFAFGGLEAAFLWVIVLGIYWDKANAAGAISSMVVGLSSYVLLTQFGIKLFGFNAIVPALVFGLIAFILGNQFGTKKQ, translated from the coding sequence ATGAATTTAGGTATTATTCTCCCTTTGGTCATCTACTTAGTCTTTATCTTTGGTGCAGCATTATTTGCTTATGTAAAACGTAGTAAAGGTGATTTCCTTACGGAATATTATGTAGGAAATCGCTCCATGACGGGCTTTGTGCTTGCGATGACAACGGCTTCCACTTATGCCAGTGCCAGTTCTTTTGTTGGAGGACCAGGGGCTGCCTATAAATATGGGCTAGGTTGGGTATTACTCGCCATGATCCAAGTGCCAGCGGTGTGGTTAGCCTTAGGTGCATTGGGCAAAAAGTTTGCATTACTTTCTCGCGAAACCAATGCACTCACCATCAATGATCTATTTCTCTATCGTTATAAAAATAAATATCTCGTTTGGATTTCCAGTCTAGCATTGTTGCTTGCCTTCTTTGCTGCCATGGTTGTGCAATTTATTGGTGGGGCGAGATTGCTCGAAACCACGATAGGTATTCCTTACACTCATGCCTTGCTTATTTTCGCCTTAACGGTTGGTATTTATACGTTTATTGGTGGTTTCCGAGCAGTCGTGTTAACCGATACGATTCAAGGTACAGTAATGATTTTTGGCACAATCGTGCTATTAGTGGGCGTTATTTACCATCTTGGTGGTGTAGAAAGTGCGGTCAATAAATTAACTGAAATTGATCCGAGCTTAGTAAGTCCTTACGGCCCGAATGAAATGCTTGATTTTCAATTTATGGCATCGTTTTGGATCCTAGTCTGTTTCGGTGTGGTTGGTTTACCACATACAGCCGTGCGTTGCATGGCTTTCAAAGACAGTAAAGCCTTACATCGAGGTATGCTCATTGGGACGATTGTCCTTTCTGTGATTATGTTAGGGATGCATTTGGCGGGTGCTTTAGGACGTGCCGTTGTGCCTGATTTGACCGTATCAGATAAAGTCATTCCAACCTTAATGTTGGAAGTGCTCCCACCTATTGTTGCAGGGATTTTCTTAGCGGCGCCGATGTCTGCGATCATGTCTACAGTTGATGCACAACTCATTCAATCCTCCTCAATTTTTGTGAAAGACTTATATCTTGCAAGCAAACCTGAAGCAGCGAAGAATGAAAAACGAATTAGCCGTATTTCATCAGTCATCACACTGATTTTATCGGCGTTGCTAATTCTCGCGGCACTGAATCCACCAGATATGATTATTTGGTTGAATCTATTTGCTTTCGGGGGATTAGAAGCCGCATTCCTTTGGGTGATTGTATTAGGCATTTATTGGGATAAAGCAAATGCAGCAGGGGCAATAAGTTCAATGGTGGTGGGATTAAGCAGTTATGTGCTTCTGACTCAATTTGGTATCAAACTATTTGGTTTTAATGCGATTGTGCCTGCACTTGTATTTGGTTTGATAGCTTTCATCTTGGGTAACCAATTCGGTACAAAAAAACAGTAA
- a CDS encoding Slam-dependent surface lipoprotein, which produces MKNTILKFSLTALAALTLAACGSSGGGDAGSSSQAPTKDKQTAQATQTTKNKNNVSDSASPSLNNKTGGVIVIDSDNKGNVTTKTVALTSANLYKINVDGKDIPIGFGPGISARGWTVASAQTINGMKLNGKLEVCCGSYSNVRFGAIESQDPSQDDILFYNGYPTTSMPSSGVASYVGDSIITADTDKLPDEDYVKGSSSFTADFGNKKLAGTISAANVDVVKIDANISGNGFSGTAKSDLLNSQGTAEGKFYGENAKELGGLAKANDNSWGAAFAAKK; this is translated from the coding sequence ATGAAAAATACTATTTTAAAGTTTAGTTTAACAGCTTTAGCTGCATTAACATTAGCTGCTTGTGGAAGTAGTGGCGGTGGTGATGCTGGAAGTAGTAGTCAAGCTCCAACAAAAGATAAACAAACCGCTCAAGCGACTCAGACTACTAAAAATAAGAACAATGTAAGCGATTCAGCATCACCATCTTTAAATAATAAGACAGGTGGTGTAATCGTAATTGATTCAGATAATAAGGGAAATGTTACAACTAAAACTGTAGCGCTTACTTCAGCAAATTTATATAAAATTAATGTTGATGGAAAAGATATTCCTATCGGTTTTGGTCCAGGTATTAGTGCAAGAGGTTGGACAGTAGCTTCAGCCCAAACGATTAATGGTATGAAGTTAAATGGTAAATTAGAAGTTTGTTGTGGTTCTTATAGCAATGTTCGTTTTGGAGCAATTGAGAGCCAAGATCCTAGTCAAGATGATATCTTGTTTTATAACGGATACCCAACAACTTCAATGCCATCATCTGGTGTAGCATCCTATGTTGGAGATAGCATTATTACAGCAGATACAGATAAATTACCTGATGAAGATTATGTAAAGGGTTCTTCAAGCTTCACAGCTGATTTTGGTAATAAAAAATTAGCAGGGACGATTAGCGCTGCTAATGTTGATGTTGTGAAAATTGATGCAAATATTTCAGGAAATGGTTTTTCAGGTACTGCTAAATCAGATTTGTTAAATTCTCAAGGTACAGCTGAAGGAAAATTCTACGGCGAAAATGCGAAAGAATTAGGTGGTTTAGCTAAAGCTAATGATAACTCTTGGGGAGCGGCTTTTGCGGCTAAGAAATAG
- the dusB gene encoding tRNA dihydrouridine synthase DusB — translation MRIGSYELKNRILLAPMAGITDQPFRRLCAHYGAGLTFSEMMSTNPQVWHTEKSKLRLAHSEELGLNAVQIAGSDPLEMAQAAAINVAYGAEIIDINMGCPAKKVNRKLAGSALLQFPDLVEKILKEVVNAVDVPVTLKIRTGWDKANRNCVQIGKIAEQSGIQALTIHGRTKECLFEGEAEYDNIRAVKQSISIPVIANGDIDSASKAKKVLEYTGADAIMIGRASLGNPWLFRAVEALVEHDTIIQTPSLREKCGHILRHIQELHQFYGEQKGYRIARKHVAWYLQGIQPDSVFRQTFNAINEPKEQLIVLEDFLNSILDKEKC, via the coding sequence ATGCGAATTGGTTCTTACGAATTAAAAAATCGTATTTTATTGGCACCCATGGCAGGTATCACGGATCAGCCCTTTCGACGTTTATGTGCCCATTATGGTGCAGGATTAACGTTTTCAGAGATGATGTCTACTAATCCACAAGTTTGGCATACAGAGAAATCGAAACTTCGTTTAGCACATAGTGAAGAGTTAGGATTAAATGCGGTGCAAATCGCAGGTTCTGATCCTTTAGAAATGGCCCAAGCTGCAGCAATTAATGTAGCCTATGGTGCTGAAATTATCGACATCAATATGGGCTGTCCCGCAAAGAAAGTAAATCGAAAATTAGCGGGCTCTGCACTGCTTCAATTTCCTGATTTAGTGGAAAAAATTTTAAAAGAAGTGGTGAATGCCGTTGATGTGCCTGTGACGTTGAAAATTCGCACAGGTTGGGATAAGGCAAACCGAAACTGTGTGCAAATCGGCAAAATTGCAGAACAATCTGGTATTCAAGCTTTAACCATTCATGGGCGGACGAAAGAATGCTTATTTGAAGGGGAAGCGGAATACGACAATATTCGAGCAGTCAAACAATCCATTTCAATTCCTGTTATTGCGAATGGTGATATTGATTCTGCCTCGAAAGCGAAAAAGGTACTTGAGTACACAGGTGCCGATGCAATAATGATCGGTCGTGCTTCATTAGGCAATCCGTGGCTTTTCCGAGCAGTGGAAGCGCTAGTAGAACATGATACGATAATTCAAACACCAAGTTTACGTGAAAAGTGCGGTCATATTTTGCGTCATATTCAAGAACTTCATCAGTTCTATGGCGAGCAAAAAGGCTATCGAATAGCCCGCAAACATGTCGCTTGGTATTTACAGGGAATTCAACCCGATTCCGTTTTTAGACAGACTTTTAACGCAATTAATGAACCGAAAGAGCAATTAATTGTGCTGGAAGATTTTTTAAATTCAATTTTGGATAAAGAAAAATGTTAG
- a CDS encoding transferrin-binding protein-like solute binding protein, with the protein MKFNLSKLSLIILTSLTLVACGSSNTQPVEQPKSVEQPKSVEQPKSVEQPKSVEQPKSVEQPKSVEQPKSVEQPKSVEQPKSVEQPKSVEQPKSVEQPKPVEQPKPVEQPKPVEQPKPVEQPKPAEQIALKRVGFEVNKEDKTVTFIERQIHDDNNVNLVNVEGHEIEIIPSGYYERPVIGTNEKEVLQADYPELRSVSGKNYKNIRWGKFTEPALGSDYYVAFGVNPTTEMPQSGTANYTGNGMHVEKRADYLDSNLSFVTLTANFADKTLNGTISFAKTGHKDVLVSNNIAGGALSPNVHFDDVSLSAKIQDNQFSGTNNQGVQVEGGFYGKDADEVAGTYQGNDKFGVFGARKN; encoded by the coding sequence ATGAAATTTAATCTCTCTAAACTAAGCTTAATTATTCTTACAAGTCTAACATTAGTAGCTTGTGGGAGTAGTAATACTCAACCTGTTGAGCAACCAAAGTCAGTTGAGCAACCAAAGTCAGTTGAGCAACCAAAGTCAGTTGAGCAACCAAAGTCAGTTGAGCAACCAAAGTCAGTTGAGCAACCAAAGTCAGTTGAGCAACCAAAGTCAGTTGAGCAACCAAAGTCAGTTGAGCAACCAAAGTCAGTTGAGCAACCAAAGTCAGTTGAGCAACCAAAGTCAGTTGAGCAGCCTAAACCAGTTGAGCAACCTAAACCAGTTGAGCAGCCTAAACCAGTTGAACAACCTAAACCAGTTGAACAACCTAAACCAGCTGAACAAATCGCGCTTAAACGAGTGGGGTTTGAGGTTAATAAAGAAGATAAAACAGTGACGTTCATTGAAAGACAAATACATGATGACAATAACGTTAATCTTGTTAATGTTGAAGGTCATGAAATTGAAATTATTCCATCAGGGTATTACGAACGTCCAGTCATTGGAACGAATGAGAAAGAAGTGCTACAGGCTGATTATCCTGAATTGCGTTCTGTTAGTGGCAAAAACTATAAAAATATTCGTTGGGGGAAATTTACGGAGCCTGCTTTAGGTTCTGATTATTATGTCGCATTTGGTGTAAATCCAACGACAGAAATGCCACAATCAGGTACTGCAAATTATACTGGAAATGGTATGCATGTAGAGAAGCGGGCTGATTACTTAGACTCTAACTTATCATTCGTAACACTAACGGCTAATTTTGCAGATAAAACATTAAATGGAACAATTTCTTTCGCTAAAACAGGCCATAAGGACGTTCTTGTATCAAATAATATTGCAGGGGGAGCTCTTTCTCCTAATGTACATTTTGATGATGTTTCCTTATCTGCCAAAATTCAAGACAATCAATTTAGTGGAACAAATAATCAAGGTGTTCAGGTTGAAGGGGGCTTCTATGGAAAAGATGCAGACGAAGTAGCCGGAACTTATCAAGGAAATGATAAATTTGGTGTTTTTGGTGCTAGAAAAAATTAG
- a CDS encoding YhdT family protein: MDLSQRYKQAAEEARWALGLAIFYVIGWCVCAYLPKDSPGPIGFPLWFELSCIYLPILFVVIGYWIVKIVFLDIPLDVESKENK; this comes from the coding sequence ATGGATTTATCACAGCGGTATAAACAAGCGGCTGAGGAAGCTCGCTGGGCATTAGGTTTAGCAATTTTTTATGTGATTGGGTGGTGTGTGTGCGCTTATCTCCCGAAAGATTCACCCGGGCCGATAGGTTTTCCGTTATGGTTTGAATTATCTTGTATTTATTTACCCATTTTGTTTGTGGTCATTGGGTATTGGATTGTCAAAATTGTCTTTTTAGATATCCCGCTAGATGTTGAGTCAAAGGAGAATAAATAA
- a CDS encoding DMT family transporter: MVYQILALFIWSSAFVAAKYTFTMMDTILMIQVRLFMAAIIVMPLFFRRWKGVSKPMRKQLWWLGFFNYTATFLLQFIGLKYTSAASATTMIGLEPLCVIFIGHFFFQDRAKWYHWLCGAFAFLGVAILILGGHGNEGASEISLLGCSLVVAASIVFACCLRWTKKVVATVSAQAYTSISIVLATITMLPFTLLLTESWDIHFNWLGFFGLIYLGVACSWFAFWLWNKGLNSVDAKISGILTALEPIFGVFLAVLLLNEEVSLVSALGIIIIVASALGVSLLPKWLHKEIN; this comes from the coding sequence ATGGTTTATCAAATCCTAGCATTGTTTATTTGGAGTAGTGCCTTTGTAGCCGCTAAATACACCTTTACAATGATGGACACCATTTTGATGATCCAAGTTCGTTTATTCATGGCGGCAATTATTGTGATGCCACTCTTTTTTCGTCGTTGGAAAGGCGTGTCTAAACCGATGCGAAAACAGCTTTGGTGGCTAGGTTTTTTTAATTATACAGCCACCTTTTTGCTGCAATTTATTGGCTTAAAATATACGAGCGCGGCGAGCGCAACGACTATGATTGGATTAGAGCCGTTATGTGTGATTTTTATTGGGCATTTTTTCTTTCAAGATCGTGCGAAATGGTATCATTGGTTGTGTGGCGCTTTTGCCTTTTTAGGCGTGGCCATTTTAATTTTAGGTGGGCATGGCAATGAAGGCGCAAGTGAAATTAGTTTATTGGGTTGCTCATTAGTGGTTGCGGCAAGTATTGTATTTGCTTGTTGTTTACGTTGGACGAAAAAAGTGGTAGCAACGGTTTCTGCTCAAGCCTATACATCGATTTCTATCGTATTAGCGACCATCACCATGCTGCCATTTACTTTATTACTGACGGAAAGCTGGGATATCCATTTTAACTGGCTTGGTTTCTTCGGTTTGATTTATCTCGGCGTAGCATGCAGTTGGTTTGCCTTTTGGTTGTGGAATAAAGGCTTAAATTCAGTAGATGCAAAAATCTCTGGAATTTTGACCGCACTTGAGCCGATTTTCGGTGTCTTTTTGGCGGTATTATTGCTTAACGAAGAGGTTTCACTTGTTTCAGCACTTGGGATTATCATTATTGTGGCTTCAGCCCTAGGCGTAAGTTTATTACCGAAATGGTTACATAAAGAAATTAATTAA
- a CDS encoding energy transducer TonB: MNSQQAKRSLLGLVISLLVHGAIVGALLWNWHKPSEAASNAEGEISTTISMEMIQGMRVEEPAPEPEPEPQQAEPEQEKQETVADPTKQPEPEKKKEPEKKPEKPIEKPKPKPKEKPKEKPKNEVKTEKPVEMPKNLPIGDKNINSTATANSKATTTGQPGTNGVQGGSGTNTDELNAYRAAIRREIERHKRYPARAKMMRKQGVVSVSFSVGADGSLSGERVTTSSGDESLDNAALEAVRSARPVGPKPAGFASSVSVPISFTIQ; this comes from the coding sequence ATGAACAGCCAACAAGCGAAACGATCATTATTAGGTTTGGTTATTTCTCTATTGGTTCATGGTGCCATTGTAGGCGCATTGCTTTGGAATTGGCATAAGCCAAGTGAAGCGGCAAGTAATGCGGAAGGCGAAATTTCTACAACGATTTCAATGGAAATGATTCAAGGAATGAGAGTGGAAGAACCAGCTCCAGAGCCGGAACCTGAACCTCAACAGGCAGAGCCTGAACAGGAAAAACAGGAAACTGTCGCGGATCCGACAAAGCAACCGGAACCCGAGAAGAAAAAAGAGCCTGAGAAAAAGCCAGAAAAACCAATTGAAAAACCGAAACCAAAACCGAAAGAGAAGCCCAAAGAAAAACCTAAAAATGAGGTAAAAACAGAGAAACCGGTAGAGATGCCAAAGAATTTACCGATTGGTGATAAGAATATCAATTCAACGGCTACGGCGAATTCTAAAGCAACGACTACAGGCCAACCTGGTACAAATGGTGTTCAAGGTGGTTCTGGTACTAATACGGATGAACTGAATGCTTATCGTGCAGCGATTCGACGTGAAATTGAACGCCACAAACGCTATCCCGCTCGTGCTAAGATGATGCGTAAACAAGGCGTGGTGAGTGTGAGTTTTAGCGTGGGAGCAGATGGTTCCTTATCTGGAGAACGTGTAACAACTTCCTCTGGTGATGAAAGCTTAGATAATGCAGCGCTTGAGGCTGTGAGAAGTGCGAGACCTGTTGGTCCAAAACCCGCGGGATTTGCTTCTTCAGTCAGTGTACCAATTAGCTTCACTATTCAATAG
- the exbD gene encoding TonB system transport protein ExbD has product MKKFDEINIIPFIDIMLVLLAIVLITASFISQGKIQVNVPKASSTVAFKSDELAKLLTVTADKQLYFNDKPISQEALEKEIASWNKDQKVTLKIDAEASFQDFVTITDMLSKNDIKNVAIVSMKDKGSPNKTTQENETKNTPTLGGVARGGVGVGHNQ; this is encoded by the coding sequence GTGAAAAAATTTGATGAAATCAACATTATTCCTTTCATCGACATTATGTTGGTGTTATTAGCGATAGTGTTGATCACCGCATCCTTTATTTCTCAAGGAAAAATTCAAGTCAATGTGCCCAAAGCCAGTTCAACGGTCGCATTCAAATCAGATGAATTAGCCAAATTATTAACCGTGACGGCAGATAAACAACTTTATTTTAATGATAAACCGATCTCCCAAGAAGCCCTTGAAAAAGAGATCGCGAGCTGGAATAAAGATCAGAAAGTCACATTAAAAATTGATGCAGAAGCCTCTTTCCAGGATTTTGTGACGATTACTGACATGTTATCGAAAAACGACATTAAAAATGTCGCGATTGTTTCGATGAAAGATAAAGGTTCACCAAACAAAACAACGCAAGAAAATGAAACAAAAAATACGCCAACACTAGGCGGAGTTGCACGTGGAGGCGTTGGAGTAGGACATAATCAATGA
- a CDS encoding surface lipoprotein assembly modifier, translating into MTSQSKLVLFLSSSLLLSSFSFAAEKSPQPRDERFDDQLQLAKPDLSTQKPQISKKRDDKHTLSITKEELAKHPDLIVRGLIPAVLQNNSEAVQLLLPLYQNLPKQDPFLLEWANAINAREEGRFSEAVTRYRTLFSQDSTILSLRYQLAQALFLNNDNEAAKDQFQKLRAEQVSPESIAMIDQYLSALNRRDQWKFQGGLSFLNESNINNAPKAGTRIGNWNAWERESATGFSYFAEAEKKWSLPHNYFTKFSIEGSGKYYWDNKKYNEFNGRVGTGFGYQTARFEMSVMPFTERRWYAGGSSGSESMKQYSKNSGARLDLTYWLNEKWQISTALEYGEQRYTTRKHLNGNNYLWSNTLSYFPKSGQFWFVGADYNRENTRDEDNAYQRKNLRLGWGQEWGWGISTRISLAYARRTYKGADLFNIRQKNNEYQSVVTLWHRNLYFWGITPKITWSYQRVSSNHPFYSYDKNRIFLEMGKTF; encoded by the coding sequence ATGACTTCACAATCGAAACTTGTTTTATTTTTAAGCTCCTCATTGTTGCTTAGTTCATTCTCTTTTGCAGCAGAGAAGTCTCCTCAACCTCGGGATGAGCGGTTTGATGATCAGCTTCAGCTTGCGAAACCGGATTTATCCACTCAAAAGCCACAAATTTCAAAAAAACGTGACGATAAACATACACTTTCTATTACGAAAGAAGAATTGGCAAAACATCCTGATTTGATCGTACGTGGATTGATTCCTGCAGTGTTGCAAAATAACAGTGAAGCCGTTCAACTATTATTGCCGTTGTATCAAAATTTGCCTAAACAAGATCCATTTTTACTTGAGTGGGCAAATGCGATTAATGCTCGCGAAGAGGGGCGTTTTTCAGAAGCAGTAACGCGTTATCGTACTCTATTTTCTCAAGATTCGACCATTCTGTCGTTACGTTATCAGTTAGCACAAGCACTCTTTTTAAACAATGATAATGAGGCTGCCAAAGATCAATTCCAAAAACTGAGAGCTGAACAAGTTTCGCCCGAGTCTATCGCCATGATCGACCAATATCTTTCGGCACTTAACCGCAGAGATCAGTGGAAGTTTCAAGGTGGTCTGAGTTTCTTAAACGAAAGTAATATTAACAATGCACCAAAAGCAGGTACTCGCATTGGAAATTGGAATGCCTGGGAGCGCGAAAGTGCAACAGGTTTTTCTTATTTTGCAGAAGCAGAGAAAAAATGGTCATTACCCCATAATTATTTCACTAAATTTTCTATTGAGGGAAGTGGGAAATATTACTGGGATAATAAAAAATATAATGAATTTAATGGTAGAGTTGGCACAGGATTCGGTTATCAAACCGCGCGTTTCGAGATGTCAGTAATGCCATTTACAGAAAGACGATGGTATGCAGGAGGTTCCTCGGGTAGTGAGTCAATGAAACAGTATTCGAAAAATTCAGGTGCTCGTTTAGATTTAACCTATTGGCTGAATGAAAAGTGGCAAATTTCAACCGCACTTGAATATGGTGAACAGCGTTATACCACTCGTAAACACTTGAATGGCAATAACTATCTTTGGTCAAATACGTTATCTTATTTTCCTAAGAGTGGTCAATTTTGGTTCGTAGGCGCTGATTATAATCGTGAAAATACACGAGATGAAGACAATGCTTATCAACGTAAAAATCTCCGTTTAGGTTGGGGACAAGAGTGGGGATGGGGTATTTCAACCCGCATTTCTCTTGCGTATGCACGTAGAACTTACAAAGGTGCTGATTTATTCAATATTCGTCAGAAAAATAATGAATATCAATCTGTAGTAACATTATGGCATAGAAATCTTTACTTCTGGGGAATCACGCCTAAAATTACGTGGTCTTATCAACGAGTTTCAAGTAATCACCCATTTTATAGCTACGACAAAAATCGTATTTTCCTTGAAATGGGTAAAACATTCTAA